ATGCCGCCGCGAATCTTCGGGAAGAAAGGTGTGCCAAGTAACGAAACCAGCATCGCAAGATTGCCTCCCCAGAGCACACCCCTGCCGTCGAAAGCGTCGCTGTCCGGACTCTCAAAGCTCAGGATTTCCAGCTCGTTGCGCATGACCTCCACAAACATGTCACGCGTCAGCTCGTTGGGCGAGTCCTCGCCGAAGTCTGTCGAGACATTAGGGCCGGTGTAGCTGACAGCGCCCGTGCGCGCCAGCAAGGCTAGGTTGAATGCCGTGAAATCGCTGTGCCCCACAAAACGCTTGCCACTATCAGCCACCGCATTCCAGTTGATCTGTCCCAGGAGCCGGCTCATACCATATCCTCCTCGGGAGGCCATCACAATCGGGTAAGGTTGCTCCAGGCTGCGTTCAATAGCCTGCAGCCGTTGCGCGTCGGTCCCTGCAAACCGCCCCGTCTGAAGCGCTGCGCTGCGATCGACCTTAACCTTGAATCCCAGCTTGCGTAGATTCTTTGCGCCGAGCTTTAGTCGATCCGCGCTCGGGACGGGACTCGAACCTGAGATCACATAGATCCCCTCGGGCATGGCATGCTCGCAGTCAGGCGAGCATATGTGTTCATCCTGTTCCGCCTGCTCGACTCGCTGACCCGCATCTCCCTCATGCTTGTGGTCATGACCCGGATCGTGCGTGTCGCCACGCGACTTGCGATGGACATCGGGACTCGCTTGCGCGCGGGTGTTAGCCA
This sequence is a window from Orrella marina. Protein-coding genes within it:
- a CDS encoding LD-carboxypeptidase, producing MRKQQQASSDKMANTRAQASPDVHRKSRGDTHDPGHDHKHEGDAGQRVEQAEQDEHICSPDCEHAMPEGIYVISGSSPVPSADRLKLGAKNLRKLGFKVKVDRSAALQTGRFAGTDAQRLQAIERSLEQPYPIVMASRGGYGMSRLLGQINWNAVADSGKRFVGHSDFTAFNLALLARTGAVSYTGPNVSTDFGEDSPNELTRDMFVEVMRNELEILSFESPDSDAFDGRGVLWGGNLAMLVSLLGTPFFPKIRGGILFVEDVNEHPYRVERMLLQLAHAGVLARQKALVLGHFTEYKQVAHDHGYGLPDVIAYIRKTVGIPVVTGLPYGHTPVKVTLPIGMRVGLATEDGMGYLVLQEH